The following are encoded together in the Bacillus cereus group sp. RP43 genome:
- the dxs gene encoding 1-deoxy-D-xylulose-5-phosphate synthase has product MDLTQIQNPSFLKDMSISELEGLSEDIRKFLIEELSQTGGHIAPNLGVVELTIALHKLFDSPKDKFLWDVGHQSYVHKILTGRAKEFGTLRQYQGLCGFPKRCESEHDVWETGHSSTSLSAAMGMALARDLKKTEEYVIPIIGDGALTGGMALEALNHIGHEKTDMIVILNDNEMSIAPNVGALHNVLGRLRTAGKYHWVKDELEYILKKIPAVGGKVAATAEKIKDSLKYLLVSGVFFEELGFTYLGPVDGHDYEKLFETLQYAKKTKGPVLVHVITKKGKGYKPAESDVIGTWHGTGPYKIESGDFVKPKEVAPAWSAVVSETVLKLARTDERIVAITPAMPVGSKLEKFQKEFPNRMIDVGIAEQHATTMAAGMATQGMKPFLAIYSTFLQRAYDQVVHDICRQNLNVFIGIDRSGLVGADGETHQGVFDISFLRHLPNMVLMMPKDENEGQHLVYTAMQYEDGPIALRYARGNGLGVQMDEELKAIPIGTWETLKEGTQAAILTFGTTIPMAMEAAERLEKAGISVKVVNARFIKPMDEAYLHELLGKNIPILTIEEACLIGGFGTGVVEFASENGYHSALIERMGIPDRFIEHGSVTKLLEEIGLTTDAVVDRIHTMIPSKQKRA; this is encoded by the coding sequence GTGGATCTAACGCAAATTCAAAACCCTAGTTTTTTGAAAGATATGTCTATTAGTGAACTAGAGGGATTGAGTGAGGATATTCGTAAGTTTTTAATTGAAGAGCTCTCTCAAACAGGTGGACATATTGCACCTAATTTAGGTGTAGTAGAACTCACAATTGCTCTGCATAAATTATTTGATAGTCCGAAAGATAAGTTTTTATGGGATGTAGGACATCAATCCTATGTACATAAAATTTTAACAGGGCGTGCGAAAGAATTCGGCACATTAAGGCAATACCAAGGTCTATGTGGTTTCCCAAAACGCTGCGAGAGTGAGCATGATGTTTGGGAAACTGGTCATAGTTCGACGTCACTATCTGCTGCAATGGGAATGGCTCTAGCGCGTGATTTAAAGAAAACGGAAGAATACGTTATACCAATCATTGGCGATGGTGCATTAACAGGCGGAATGGCTTTAGAGGCATTAAACCATATTGGTCATGAAAAAACGGACATGATTGTTATTTTGAATGACAATGAAATGTCAATTGCACCAAACGTCGGTGCGCTTCATAATGTACTTGGTCGTTTACGTACCGCAGGGAAGTACCATTGGGTAAAAGATGAATTAGAGTATATATTGAAGAAAATCCCAGCAGTTGGCGGAAAAGTTGCTGCGACAGCAGAGAAAATAAAAGATAGTCTAAAATATTTACTAGTATCAGGCGTCTTTTTTGAAGAATTAGGCTTTACATATTTAGGTCCGGTCGATGGGCATGATTATGAAAAGTTATTCGAAACGTTGCAATATGCAAAGAAAACAAAAGGCCCAGTACTTGTTCATGTTATTACGAAAAAAGGAAAAGGTTATAAACCAGCTGAGAGTGACGTTATTGGAACTTGGCATGGAACAGGACCGTATAAAATTGAGTCAGGTGACTTCGTTAAACCGAAGGAAGTTGCACCAGCATGGAGTGCTGTTGTTAGTGAAACAGTGCTTAAGCTAGCGAGAACGGATGAACGTATCGTTGCAATTACGCCTGCAATGCCTGTTGGATCGAAACTTGAGAAATTCCAAAAAGAATTTCCGAATCGCATGATTGATGTAGGTATTGCAGAGCAGCATGCTACAACAATGGCGGCTGGTATGGCAACGCAAGGAATGAAGCCATTCTTAGCAATTTATTCAACGTTTTTACAAAGAGCATATGACCAAGTTGTTCATGATATTTGTCGCCAAAATTTAAATGTTTTCATTGGAATAGATCGTTCTGGATTAGTTGGAGCAGACGGTGAAACGCATCAAGGTGTATTTGACATCTCGTTTTTACGTCATTTGCCGAATATGGTACTTATGATGCCGAAAGATGAAAATGAAGGACAACATTTAGTATATACAGCGATGCAATACGAAGATGGACCGATTGCTTTACGTTATGCACGCGGCAATGGACTTGGCGTTCAAATGGATGAAGAATTAAAGGCGATTCCAATCGGTACATGGGAAACGTTAAAAGAAGGCACACAAGCAGCAATTTTAACGTTTGGTACGACAATCCCGATGGCAATGGAAGCAGCAGAGCGTCTTGAAAAAGCTGGAATATCAGTGAAAGTAGTGAATGCTCGCTTTATTAAGCCGATGGATGAGGCATATTTACATGAGCTTTTAGGGAAAAATATACCGATTTTAACGATTGAAGAGGCTTGTTTAATCGGTGGCTTTGGAACGGGAGTAGTTGAATTTGCTTCTGAGAACGGATACCATAGTGCTTTAATTGAACGAATGGGTATTCCTGATCGCTTCATAGAGCATGGTAGTGTAACAAAACTGTTAGAAGAAATTGGTTTAACGACAGATGCTGTTGTAGACCGTATTCATACAATGATTCCATCAAAACAAAAAAGGGCGTAA
- a CDS encoding TlyA family rRNA (cytidine-2'-O)-methyltransferase, producing the protein MSVKKERVDVLLVERGLIETREKAKRAVMAGLVYANEMRLDKPGEKISQDTEITVKGQVMPYVSRGGYKLEKALEAFQLDLKDKVMIDIGSSTGGFTDCALQNGAKLSYALDVGYNQLAWKLRQDERVVVMERTNFRYVTPADLERGLPQFASIDVSFISLRLILPVLKTMLTPNGDVAALIKPQFEAGREQVGKKGIVRDRKVHEAVVEMIVDFALKEGYNVEGLTFSPITGGDGNIEFLIHLKWHGERENGENHSPVSIEQVVTEAHDVLKQKGKGE; encoded by the coding sequence ATGAGCGTAAAAAAAGAAAGAGTAGATGTACTATTAGTAGAGCGAGGACTTATAGAAACGCGTGAGAAGGCTAAACGTGCTGTTATGGCAGGTCTTGTATATGCGAATGAAATGAGACTCGATAAGCCAGGGGAGAAAATCTCGCAAGATACGGAGATTACGGTGAAAGGGCAAGTTATGCCGTATGTAAGCCGTGGTGGTTATAAGCTTGAAAAGGCATTAGAAGCATTTCAACTTGATTTAAAAGATAAAGTTATGATAGATATTGGTTCATCAACTGGTGGTTTTACAGACTGTGCGCTTCAAAATGGGGCGAAGTTATCTTATGCATTAGATGTAGGATATAATCAACTTGCGTGGAAATTGCGTCAAGATGAGCGTGTTGTTGTGATGGAACGAACGAACTTCCGTTACGTGACACCGGCAGATTTAGAACGTGGTTTACCGCAGTTTGCAAGTATTGACGTGTCATTTATATCATTAAGGCTTATATTGCCGGTTTTAAAAACAATGCTTACGCCAAATGGTGATGTAGCTGCATTGATTAAACCTCAGTTTGAAGCTGGACGAGAACAAGTCGGGAAAAAAGGCATTGTTCGTGATAGAAAAGTACATGAAGCTGTCGTGGAAATGATTGTCGATTTTGCTCTTAAGGAAGGCTATAATGTCGAAGGTTTAACATTCTCACCAATTACAGGCGGAGATGGAAATATTGAATTTTTAATTCATCTAAAGTGGCACGGTGAGCGTGAGAATGGCGAAAATCATTCTCCGGTTTCTATTGAGCAAGTTGTTACAGAGGCGCATGATGTTCTAAAACAAAAAGGAAAAGGGGAATAA
- the argR gene encoding arginine repressor ArgR — MNKGQRHIKIREIIANKEIETQDELVDILRNVGFNVTQATVSRDIKELHLVKVPLHDGRYKYSLPADQRFNPLQKLKRNLVDSFVKLDTAGHMLVLKTLPGNAHSLGALIDHLEWDEIIGTICGDDTCLIICRTPEDTGVVSDRFLNML, encoded by the coding sequence ATGAATAAAGGTCAGCGCCATATTAAAATTAGGGAAATTATTGCGAACAAAGAAATTGAAACACAAGATGAACTAGTTGATATTTTACGTAATGTGGGGTTTAATGTAACGCAAGCAACAGTATCGCGCGATATTAAAGAACTGCACTTAGTGAAGGTGCCATTACATGATGGTCGCTATAAATATAGCTTGCCAGCAGATCAACGGTTTAATCCGTTGCAAAAATTAAAACGAAATCTAGTGGATTCATTTGTAAAATTAGACACGGCAGGACATATGCTTGTGCTAAAAACATTGCCTGGTAACGCTCATTCACTGGGGGCACTTATTGATCATTTAGAGTGGGATGAGATCATCGGAACCATTTGTGGTGATGATACTTGCTTAATTATTTGCCGTACACCTGAAGATACAGGTGTTGTCTCTGATCGTTTCTTAAATATGCTGTAA